The following proteins come from a genomic window of Pyxidicoccus sp. MSG2:
- a CDS encoding FAD-dependent oxidoreductase: MSKSPELQVLIAGAGPTGLTLACELARRGVAFRLVEAQPRHFAGSRGKGLQPRTLELFDDLGIVEPLLASGTKYPRLRVWWRRFALARWSMFAQREPTPDVPYPNTWLVPQWRTEALLRERLAVDGGKVELATTLTGFEQDGDGVTATLSREGGTEQVRASYLVGADGGHSFVRKALGVTFKGETYEGERMVVGDVQVEGLDREHWHVWPKTKGGAIALCPLPGTDHFQLFVKLPTGAEPPELSERGVQQYFAESARPPPGIRLHSPSWLSLYRPNVRMVDRYRVGRVFLAGDAAHVHPPTGGQGLNTGIQDAYNLGWKLGQVLAGAPEALLDTYEEERLPIAAHVLGLSTRLYRQASATGGGMKPQRRGADTQQLGISYRGGSLARDEQRHPGRLRAGDRAPDAPCHDASGGAVRLFESFRGPHFTLLAFGAAHASTVARMTARFAPTVRALRLVQPGEPCQGPDLIDSSARARTAYDVRGDALVLVRPDGHLGLFASPGTPEQVEGYLRALLPSELPATGMRTAL, translated from the coding sequence ATGAGCAAGTCACCTGAGCTTCAAGTCCTCATCGCAGGCGCGGGCCCCACCGGACTGACGCTGGCCTGCGAGCTGGCGCGACGAGGCGTCGCGTTCCGGCTGGTGGAGGCGCAACCGAGGCACTTCGCCGGCTCGCGCGGCAAGGGTCTGCAGCCGCGAACGCTGGAACTCTTCGACGACCTGGGCATCGTGGAGCCGCTCCTGGCGTCCGGTACGAAGTACCCGCGCCTGCGTGTCTGGTGGCGGCGCTTCGCGCTCGCGCGCTGGAGCATGTTCGCGCAGCGCGAGCCCACCCCGGACGTGCCGTATCCCAACACCTGGCTCGTGCCCCAGTGGAGGACCGAGGCGCTCCTGCGCGAGCGGCTCGCCGTTGACGGCGGCAAGGTGGAGCTGGCCACCACGCTCACCGGCTTCGAGCAGGACGGCGACGGAGTCACGGCCACGCTGTCGCGCGAGGGGGGCACCGAGCAGGTCCGGGCGAGCTACCTCGTCGGCGCCGATGGCGGGCACAGTTTCGTGCGCAAGGCGCTGGGCGTGACCTTCAAGGGAGAGACCTACGAAGGCGAGCGGATGGTGGTCGGTGACGTCCAGGTGGAGGGGCTCGACCGTGAGCACTGGCACGTCTGGCCGAAGACGAAGGGCGGCGCCATCGCGCTCTGCCCCCTGCCCGGCACGGACCACTTCCAGCTCTTCGTGAAGCTCCCCACCGGCGCCGAGCCGCCGGAGCTGTCCGAGCGCGGCGTCCAGCAATACTTCGCCGAGTCCGCCCGGCCGCCCCCGGGCATCCGCCTCCACAGCCCGAGCTGGCTTTCCCTGTACCGGCCGAACGTGCGGATGGTGGACCGCTACCGGGTGGGCAGGGTCTTCCTGGCGGGAGACGCCGCGCACGTGCACCCGCCAACGGGAGGCCAGGGGCTCAACACCGGCATCCAGGATGCGTACAACCTGGGCTGGAAGCTCGGCCAGGTGCTCGCGGGCGCGCCCGAGGCGCTGCTGGACACCTACGAGGAGGAGCGGCTGCCCATCGCCGCGCACGTGCTGGGCCTCTCCACCCGGCTGTACCGACAGGCCTCCGCCACCGGAGGGGGCATGAAGCCCCAACGGCGAGGAGCCGACACGCAGCAGCTCGGAATCAGCTACCGCGGCGGCTCCCTGGCTCGCGACGAGCAACGCCATCCCGGAAGGCTCCGCGCGGGAGACCGGGCCCCGGATGCCCCCTGCCACGACGCCAGCGGAGGCGCCGTCCGGCTGTTCGAGTCCTTCCGGGGACCACACTTCACGCTGCTCGCCTTCGGAGCGGCACATGCGAGCACGGTGGCTCGAATGACGGCTCGCTTCGCGCCCACGGTGCGCGCGCTGCGACTGGTCCAGCCGGGAGAGCCGTGCCAAGGGCCAGACCTCATCGACTCCAGCGCGCGGGCCCGCACGGCGTACGACGTGCGAGGCGATGCGCTCGTGCTGGTGCGACCGGATGGCCATCTCGGCCTGTTCGCGAGCCCGGGCACTCCGGAGCAGGTGGAGGGCTACCTGCGAGCACTTCTCCCCTCGGAGCTCCCGGCCACAGGCATGAGGACGGCGCTCTAA